A genomic region of Capra hircus breed San Clemente chromosome 19, ASM170441v1, whole genome shotgun sequence contains the following coding sequences:
- the LOC108638229 gene encoding somatotropin-like, which yields MMAAGPRTSLLLAFTLLCLPWTQVVGAFPAMSLSSLFANAVLRAQHLHQLAADTFKEFERTYIPEGQRYSIQNTQVAFCFSETIPAPTSKNEAQQKSDLELLHISLLLIQSWLGPLQFLSRVFTNSLVFGTSGRVYEKLKDLEEGILALMWELEDVTPRAGQILKQTYDKFDTNMRSDDALLKNYGLLSCFRKDLHKTETYLRVMKCRRFGEASCAF from the exons ATGATGGCTGCAG GCCCCCGGACCTCCCTGCTCCTGGCTTTCACCCTGCTCTGCCTGCCCTGGACTCAGGTGGTGGGCGCCTTCCCAGCCATGTCCTTGTCCAGCCTGTTTGCCAACGCTGTGCTCCGGGCTCAGCACCTGCATCAACTGGCTGCTGACACCTTCAAAGAGTTT GAGCGCACCTACATCCCGGAGGGACAGAGATACTCCATCCAAAACACCCAGGttgccttctgcttctctgaaACCATCCCAGCCCCCACGAGCAAGAACGAGGCCCAGCAGAAATCA GACTTGGAGCTGCTTCACATCTCACTGCTCCTTATCCAGTCGTGGCTTGGGCCCCTGCAGTTCCTCagcagagtcttcaccaacagCCTGGTGTTTGGCACCTCGGGCCGTGTCTATGAGAAGCTAAAGGACCTGGAGGAAGGCATCCTGGCCCTGATGTGG GAGCTGGAAGATGTTACCCCCCGGGCTGGGCAGATCCTCAAGCAGACCTATGACAAATTTGACACAAACATGCGCAGTGACGACGCGCTGCTCAAGAACTACGGTCTGCTCTCCTGCTTCCGGAAGGACCTGCACAAGACGGAGACGTACCTGAGGGTCATGAAGTGTCGCCGCTTCGGGGAGGCCAGCTGCGCCTTCTAG
- the GH1 gene encoding somatotropin precursor, with the protein MMAAGPRTSLLLAFTLLCLPWTQVVGAFPAMSLSGLFANAVLRAQHLHQLAADTFKEFERTYIPEGQRYSIQNTQVAFCFSETIPAPTGKNEAQQKSDLELLRISLLLIQSWLGPLQFLSRVFTNSLVFGTSDRVYEKLKDLEEGILALMRELEDVTPRAGQILKQTYDKFDTNMRSDDALLKNYGLLSCFRKDLHKTETYLRVMKCRRFGEASCAF; encoded by the exons ATGATGGCTGCAG GCCCCCGGACCTCCCTGCTCCTGGCTTTCACCCTGCTCTGCCTGCCCTGGACTCAGGTGGTGGGCGCCTTCCCAGCCATGTCCTTGTCCGGCCTGTTTGCCAACGCTGTGCTCCGGGCTCAGCACCTGCATCAACTGGCTGCTGACACCTTCAAAGAGTTT GAGCGCACCTACATCCCGGAGGGACAGAGATACTCCATCCAGAACACCCAGGTTGCCTTCTGCTTCTCCGAAACCATCCCGGCCCCCACGGGCAAGAATGAGGCCCAGCAGAAATCA GACTTGGAGCTGCTTCGCATCTCACTGCTCCTTATCCAGTCGTGGCTTGGGCCCCTGCAGTTCCTCagcagagtcttcaccaacagCCTGGTGTTTGGCACCTCGGACCGTGTCTATGAGAAGCTGAAGGACCTGGAGGAAGGCATCCTGGCCCTGATGCGG GAGCTGGAAGATGTTACCCCCCGGGCTGGGCAGATCCTCAAGCAGACCTATGACAAATTTGACACAAACATGCGCAGTGACGACGCGCTGCTCAAGAACTACGGTCTGCTCTCCTGCTTCCGGAAGGACCTGCACAAGACGGAGACGTACCTGAGGGTCATGAAGTGTCGCCGCTTCGGGGAGGCCAGCTGCGCCTTCTAG